One Bacillota bacterium genomic window carries:
- a CDS encoding sugar ABC transporter substrate-binding protein yields MWGDDIVKKPVFLVLTLALLVSLVSLTAFAYSESVTQWASLVKSKYGGMTITAAFATHPVTDAMQEMTAEFTKLTGIKVRWDVMEEGYLRNKLLIEHQGKTGVYDVLLIDAFSLSEYAPAGVAIDLQPFLQNKELTPSWYDYADIMPAYRDGIGRYKGVIYGIPVAGETRYVGYRKDLFKKYGKEPPKTMEEFLELAKFFNGREPKLYGIAMRAQKGIHFSSGFMTTMYNNGGQILDQKTWKVLIDSPKTVKAFKYHIELLKQGPPDISVYTHEEAVSAFTSGRTAMWFDSTALTPWILDPSKSAVADKVGFVPPPKGEGGAYGALAGWDVGISSDISQKRREAAWAFIVWMTSKLKAEEFVNLGGTPVRKSIFTNKAMIAKDWTLPIQLESLERAGNMVADGIMWLPPHPKFLKVIESLGSYGSQVLGGQLEAEEALKLAQKECERIMAEK; encoded by the coding sequence ATGTGGGGAGATGATATTGTGAAAAAGCCTGTGTTCCTGGTCCTTACTCTTGCCCTCCTCGTGAGCCTGGTTTCCTTGACGGCCTTCGCATATAGCGAAAGCGTCACCCAGTGGGCTTCGCTGGTGAAATCCAAATATGGTGGAATGACGATAACCGCTGCTTTCGCCACCCATCCCGTCACGGACGCTATGCAAGAGATGACCGCCGAGTTTACAAAGCTGACGGGCATCAAGGTTAGATGGGATGTGATGGAAGAGGGTTATTTGCGTAATAAGCTGCTGATCGAGCACCAAGGCAAGACCGGGGTCTATGATGTACTGCTGATAGATGCCTTCTCCCTATCAGAGTATGCCCCTGCAGGGGTTGCCATCGACCTGCAGCCCTTCCTCCAGAATAAGGAACTTACGCCATCATGGTATGATTATGCCGATATCATGCCAGCCTACCGTGATGGCATTGGCAGGTACAAGGGAGTGATCTACGGCATCCCCGTGGCCGGCGAGACGAGGTATGTAGGCTACAGGAAGGATCTCTTCAAGAAATACGGTAAGGAACCCCCTAAGACCATGGAGGAGTTCCTGGAGTTGGCTAAATTCTTCAACGGTAGAGAGCCAAAACTCTACGGGATTGCGATGAGGGCCCAAAAGGGGATTCATTTCTCCTCCGGTTTCATGACGACCATGTATAATAACGGCGGCCAGATACTGGACCAGAAGACGTGGAAGGTCCTGATCGACAGCCCGAAGACGGTCAAGGCTTTCAAATACCATATAGAACTCCTTAAACAGGGCCCGCCCGACATCAGCGTATACACACACGAGGAGGCAGTATCTGCCTTTACATCGGGACGAACCGCCATGTGGTTCGATTCGACGGCGCTGACACCGTGGATTCTTGATCCATCTAAATCGGCAGTGGCCGATAAGGTCGGATTTGTCCCGCCTCCAAAAGGGGAGGGCGGTGCATATGGCGCCCTTGCTGGCTGGGATGTTGGCATCTCCTCGGATATCAGCCAGAAGCGACGCGAGGCTGCATGGGCATTTATAGTGTGGATGACCAGCAAGCTCAAGGCAGAGGAGTTTGTCAACCTTGGCGGCACTCCTGTCCGCAAGTCTATATTCACCAACAAGGCCATGATAGCCAAAGACTGGACTCTCCCGATCCAGCTCGAGTCCTTGGAGCGCGCTGGCAACATGGTTGCGGACGGCATAATGTGGTTGCCTCCGCACCCCAAATTCCTCAAGGTGATTGAGAGCCTTGGCTCCTATGGTTCGCAAGTTTTGGGTGGACAGCTCGAGGCTGAGGAAGCGCTCAAGCTGGCCCAGAAGGAATGCGAGCGTATAATGGCCGAGAAGTAA
- a CDS encoding sugar ABC transporter permease: protein MGLKSADYWSSRRYLYLFVGPAILSLVLIVILPTIFLWYVSFTSYDLGMGWEKRAFVGLRNFYFLISGQDREFWPSVVVSLKYMVISTIIEFILGFAIAILFNRKMIGKRLWMSCLLVPLTVTPAVVALMWKLMYNTEYGVINYILGFLGISVNWLSSSMALISVIIVDVWQWTPFVALILYAGLQALPQEPYEASMVDGASSLQVFRYITLPMMRPMITIAILLRSIDALKVFDTVYGLTQGGPGNATELLSLHIYRLGFQHTGWIGRSSAAAIVLLLLTTALSTYLLKALRRDYKAGEGI, encoded by the coding sequence ATGGGCTTGAAGTCTGCAGACTACTGGAGCTCGAGGAGATATCTATACTTGTTTGTCGGGCCGGCTATCCTCTCCCTTGTTTTAATCGTCATCCTGCCTACAATTTTCCTCTGGTATGTGAGCTTCACCTCATACGATCTGGGCATGGGGTGGGAGAAAAGGGCTTTCGTCGGTCTGAGGAATTTCTACTTTCTCATCTCAGGGCAGGACCGGGAGTTTTGGCCCTCGGTCGTTGTCAGCCTTAAATACATGGTGATCAGCACCATCATAGAGTTCATCCTGGGTTTCGCTATCGCGATCCTTTTCAATAGAAAGATGATAGGTAAGAGGTTATGGATGTCATGCCTTCTGGTCCCGCTTACGGTGACCCCTGCTGTAGTCGCTTTGATGTGGAAACTCATGTATAATACGGAGTACGGCGTAATCAATTATATCCTGGGTTTCCTGGGGATAAGTGTAAACTGGTTGAGTTCAAGCATGGCACTAATATCTGTTATTATTGTTGACGTCTGGCAGTGGACCCCGTTCGTGGCGCTTATCCTTTATGCCGGCCTCCAGGCGCTTCCCCAGGAGCCGTATGAGGCAAGCATGGTGGACGGAGCGAGCAGTTTGCAGGTTTTCCGCTACATCACTCTGCCGATGATGCGGCCCATGATCACCATCGCTATTCTCTTGCGTTCCATAGATGCCCTTAAGGTATTTGATACAGTATACGGGCTCACCCAGGGGGGGCCGGGGAACGCAACTGAATTATTGAGCCTCCATATCTACCGGCTTGGATTTCAACATACAGGGTGGATCGGTCGTTCCTCGGCAGCAGCGATTGTCCTGCTGTTACTTACAACTGCTTTGAGCACCTATTTATTGAAGGCGCTCAGGCGGGATTATAAAGCGGGGGAGGGGATCTGA
- a CDS encoding carbohydrate ABC transporter permease, which translates to MRMLIAFLVALTVIFCLFPFIWMVMTSFKTRILAIDPSVWIFKPTFENYLAVFTRRNLAMYIKNSVVVVVFTTLLSMLLAVFAAYGFARFRFKRKEDLAFWVLSLRMLPAMSVVIPFFLLGRFLHLLDTHILLIIVYMSFNIPFAIWMMRGFIEEIPRELEEAAWVDGCTLFQGVVKVVFPLVMPGLAATAIFIVIQSWNEFALALFLTSFAARTVPTTITFFLSVMGVIWGEMASVGVITTLPVLLFALFVQKYLIRGLTFGAIKS; encoded by the coding sequence ATGCGGATGTTAATAGCATTCCTGGTTGCCCTTACAGTCATCTTTTGCCTCTTCCCTTTTATTTGGATGGTGATGACATCATTCAAGACGCGAATCCTCGCCATTGATCCGAGTGTGTGGATATTTAAGCCTACCTTCGAGAATTACCTGGCTGTCTTCACGCGGCGGAACCTGGCTATGTATATAAAAAACAGTGTAGTTGTGGTTGTATTCACCACGTTGCTGTCGATGCTCCTTGCGGTTTTCGCCGCCTACGGGTTCGCGCGATTCCGGTTTAAACGAAAGGAAGACCTGGCGTTTTGGGTCCTGAGCCTGAGGATGTTGCCGGCCATGTCTGTGGTAATTCCTTTCTTCCTGCTGGGAAGGTTCCTTCATTTGTTGGATACCCATATTTTGTTGATAATAGTCTACATGAGTTTCAATATACCCTTTGCCATCTGGATGATGAGGGGCTTCATCGAGGAAATCCCGCGAGAGTTGGAAGAGGCGGCGTGGGTCGATGGCTGCACCCTGTTTCAAGGGGTAGTAAAGGTGGTTTTCCCGCTTGTAATGCCGGGTTTAGCGGCCACTGCCATCTTTATAGTGATACAATCGTGGAATGAGTTTGCGTTGGCGCTCTTTTTAACGAGCTTTGCAGCACGCACGGTTCCTACCACCATAACATTCTTCTTGTCGGTAATGGGCGTGATCTGGGGCGAAATGGCCTCTGTGGGGGTGATCACGACGTTGCCGGTCCTGCTGTTCGCCCTGTTCGTACAGAAATACCTGATACGGGGCCTGACATTTGGCGCGATAAAGTCTTGA
- a CDS encoding LacI family DNA-binding transcriptional regulator, which yields MIRGMKVPVTLTDVARLAKVSVSTASLALNNKSRVGKDTRERVLEAARKLNYYPNAMARGLITQKSGTIGLVVTDVANPYFGSMTHFIEQAVRERGYNLILGVSNDDMELEKRIVRQFIGQRVDGILLVPVHKENVDIGHVFELQRLGVPFVFTSCYYPGVNASWVMCDLEKGSYMLTRYLLDTGHRRIMFLSGALGAVSFDLRRRGFRTALREAGLSLDERLIGICRSPSFDGGYERTKQQLNDGLHPDAITAINDVMALGSLKAVLEKGFKVPSDISIAGYDDVIFSSISEVPLTTVRQPIREIGEKSVEILTDMIAGRQGEVMHVSLEPELVIRQSTRCVQR from the coding sequence ATGATTCGGGGGATGAAGGTGCCGGTAACTCTCACTGATGTAGCTAGGTTAGCTAAGGTCTCTGTCTCAACAGCATCTTTAGCTCTCAACAATAAATCCCGGGTAGGTAAGGATACCCGTGAACGCGTGCTCGAGGCCGCTCGCAAGCTTAATTACTACCCGAATGCAATGGCCAGAGGGCTTATCACCCAGAAGAGCGGCACGATAGGCCTTGTAGTAACTGATGTCGCCAACCCATACTTTGGGAGCATGACTCATTTTATTGAGCAGGCTGTCCGAGAGCGGGGTTATAATCTCATACTCGGTGTTTCAAATGACGATATGGAACTCGAGAAGAGGATTGTCCGCCAGTTCATAGGCCAGCGGGTAGATGGGATACTGCTGGTGCCTGTGCATAAAGAGAACGTTGATATAGGGCACGTCTTCGAGCTTCAACGCCTTGGTGTACCTTTCGTGTTTACCTCATGTTATTACCCCGGCGTGAACGCTAGCTGGGTTATGTGCGACCTCGAGAAGGGTTCCTATATGCTGACGCGATACCTCCTTGATACAGGGCATAGGAGAATCATGTTCCTATCAGGGGCCCTGGGTGCTGTTAGTTTTGATCTCCGGAGAAGGGGGTTTCGCACAGCCTTACGAGAGGCAGGACTATCCCTCGATGAACGGCTAATAGGAATATGTAGGTCTCCTTCATTTGACGGGGGCTACGAGAGGACGAAACAGCAGCTCAATGACGGTCTCCACCCCGATGCCATAACAGCAATCAACGACGTTATGGCGCTGGGGAGTCTTAAGGCCGTCCTGGAAAAAGGCTTCAAGGTCCCTTCTGATATCTCCATAGCTGGATATGATGATGTGATCTTCTCATCCATTTCAGAGGTACCGCTCACGACGGTGCGGCAACCAATCAGGGAGATCGGAGAAAAGTCCGTTGAAATACTCACAGACATGATTGCTGGCAGGCAGGGTGAGGTAATGCATGTGTCACTTGAGCCCGAGTTAGTTATCCGGCAGTCGACCCGGTGCGTGCAGCGCTAG
- a CDS encoding extracellular solute-binding protein — protein MKRHAILWGSLLCVILLAGLIWPVAAAPKKVTLTLWCLSFELHKNGFERVAKAFIEKHPNITIKVQPQADLPTQIKAALAAKNAPDMFTPRAEDMMEMVLARAIEPFPADVLSVEELKAKHWPEYYLQAPFDKVYAVGIPDPIGDAGLVVNVDFLKEAGLAIPEEFESLDQMLDYAKKLTKIDASGKLIRAGLSCREYNNSVFAWDFIAEQGGKFYDNATGKFDFTIPESKKAIEFFYDLHHKYKVDSLDLPDSFDALSQKVAAMAFMWAEYVRFAKTIYPDLNFTLVVKPSFVKGRQPIFTHIDTWNLAVWAGSKHKAEALEFIKFLKTKEAQMLFLEENPGISPLRELAKPEYYKNPERSFLMPLLKHLPNMRFWGPFGNDSMIKDSFYRTMDAIEHKSLGLDEGLAKMTKDANEAVARFRDRYPNAPKPKLQW, from the coding sequence ATGAAAAGGCATGCGATACTGTGGGGTTCACTTCTATGCGTTATCCTGCTGGCAGGTTTAATATGGCCCGTCGCTGCTGCACCTAAAAAGGTGACTCTGACCCTCTGGTGTCTCTCTTTTGAGCTCCATAAGAACGGTTTCGAGAGGGTCGCGAAGGCTTTTATCGAGAAGCACCCAAACATTACCATTAAAGTGCAGCCCCAGGCCGACCTCCCTACACAAATAAAGGCGGCCCTGGCGGCCAAGAACGCGCCGGATATGTTCACACCACGGGCTGAGGATATGATGGAAATGGTGCTTGCCAGGGCGATAGAGCCTTTCCCGGCGGATGTGCTCTCGGTCGAAGAGCTCAAGGCCAAGCACTGGCCGGAATACTACCTGCAGGCTCCGTTCGATAAGGTATACGCTGTCGGGATTCCGGATCCAATAGGAGATGCTGGTTTGGTGGTTAATGTGGACTTCCTGAAGGAAGCTGGATTGGCTATCCCGGAAGAATTCGAGAGCCTGGACCAGATGCTGGACTATGCTAAGAAGCTTACAAAGATCGATGCTTCTGGCAAGTTAATTCGAGCTGGCTTGAGCTGCAGGGAATATAACAACAGCGTCTTCGCCTGGGACTTCATCGCCGAACAGGGCGGGAAGTTTTACGACAACGCAACCGGCAAGTTCGATTTTACAATCCCGGAGTCCAAGAAGGCGATCGAGTTCTTCTATGATCTCCACCATAAATATAAAGTCGACAGTTTGGATCTACCCGACAGTTTTGATGCTCTGTCGCAGAAGGTTGCGGCTATGGCTTTCATGTGGGCCGAATACGTTCGATTCGCGAAGACTATTTATCCTGATTTAAACTTCACATTAGTTGTTAAGCCCTCTTTCGTTAAAGGACGTCAACCGATTTTCACCCATATTGACACCTGGAACCTGGCCGTTTGGGCGGGAAGCAAGCATAAAGCAGAGGCCCTGGAGTTTATCAAGTTCCTGAAGACGAAAGAGGCCCAGATGCTTTTCTTGGAGGAGAATCCCGGTATATCGCCATTACGAGAGCTTGCAAAGCCTGAGTATTATAAGAATCCTGAGCGTAGCTTTTTGATGCCTCTCCTGAAGCACTTACCGAACATGCGCTTCTGGGGTCCCTTTGGCAATGACAGCATGATCAAGGATAGCTTCTACCGGACGATGGATGCAATTGAGCACAAAAGCCTAGGCCTCGATGAGGGACTCGCGAAGATGACGAAGGATGCTAACGAGGCTGTTGCTCGCTTCCGCGACCGTTACCCCAATGCCCCGAAGCCGAAACTTCAATGGTAG
- a CDS encoding sugar ABC transporter permease produces the protein MRSRSFPFLILVPIACWYVVFLVWPVINSFRTSFYEWNVIDPSFSPFIGLRNYIKLLNDYVFIKSFWNTIIYVFFKTAIGVPLSLAVAVLLMRLKRGRDLHLFFIFLPAVCAVAAMSVLFRWLYQPTFGLFNTILKMLGLPPQGFLSDPAQAIYAIVATDIWQGLGYGTVIFLAGLMDIPVDFEEAAKIDGATGWQSFFKVTLPLLGNVTLFVVVTTLIGAFQVFDRIAVMTNQGGPGTSSYVIAYFIYRYGIFHMRVGYATAAAVIMFFMIIGLTLLQMRALKPQWRY, from the coding sequence ATGCGTAGCCGATCATTTCCTTTTCTTATATTAGTGCCAATTGCCTGCTGGTACGTTGTCTTTCTGGTTTGGCCGGTAATCAACTCATTCAGGACCAGCTTCTATGAGTGGAATGTAATCGACCCGTCTTTTAGCCCATTCATAGGTTTACGCAATTATATAAAGCTTCTAAATGACTATGTCTTTATCAAATCCTTCTGGAATACCATTATCTATGTTTTTTTTAAAACCGCGATCGGGGTCCCCCTCAGTCTTGCCGTGGCGGTCTTACTTATGAGATTGAAGAGGGGGCGCGACCTGCATCTGTTTTTCATCTTCCTTCCTGCAGTATGCGCTGTAGCTGCCATGAGCGTGCTGTTTAGGTGGCTTTACCAGCCGACCTTTGGGCTTTTTAATACCATTTTGAAGATGCTAGGGTTACCTCCCCAGGGATTCTTGAGCGATCCGGCACAGGCCATTTATGCAATAGTAGCTACTGATATTTGGCAGGGGTTGGGTTATGGAACAGTTATTTTCCTGGCGGGACTTATGGATATTCCTGTGGATTTCGAAGAAGCGGCTAAGATCGACGGGGCGACTGGCTGGCAGAGTTTTTTCAAAGTTACACTGCCCCTTTTGGGCAATGTGACGTTATTTGTGGTTGTTACCACACTAATCGGAGCATTCCAGGTATTTGATAGAATTGCTGTAATGACAAACCAGGGCGGGCCGGGTACGAGCTCTTACGTGATCGCTTATTTCATTTATAGGTACGGTATTTTTCACATGCGAGTCGGTTACGCCACTGCGGCGGCCGTTATCATGTTTTTCATGATTATCGGCCTCACCCTTTTACAGATGCGTGCACTAAAGCCGCAGTGGCGCTACTGA
- a CDS encoding carbohydrate ABC transporter permease, translating into MRGLSFNKNGYNSKFRFWDAVWQLVAILVSLLMLIPFLWLFLSSFKSATEIIQIPLTFFPRRFTLATYQELLDKLDFGRYFLNSVIVSTATTLLILFTSSLAGFVFAKYRFRWKEVYFLLILSSMMIPFAVIVIPLYMLMSDLGWIDTYAGLIVPMCVSAFGIFLMRQFMEGIPDALLEAARIDGASDWWIYYRVILPLSKSAASALGIFSFMWSWNNLFWPLMVTMSPEMRTLTLGVATLQWEYGIRYDAVITGAAIATIPVIIVYAFARRNFIQGLTLTGLKY; encoded by the coding sequence ATGAGAGGCCTTTCATTTAACAAGAACGGATATAATAGCAAGTTCCGTTTCTGGGATGCAGTCTGGCAGCTTGTGGCTATACTTGTTAGCCTACTTATGTTAATCCCCTTCCTATGGCTTTTTCTATCATCTTTTAAATCGGCGACTGAGATTATTCAGATTCCATTGACCTTTTTCCCCCGTAGGTTTACTCTGGCTACCTATCAGGAACTACTTGATAAACTCGATTTTGGGAGATATTTCTTAAACAGTGTGATAGTATCAACCGCAACTACCCTGCTCATCCTGTTTACGAGTTCTCTGGCAGGTTTTGTGTTCGCCAAATACCGGTTCCGGTGGAAGGAGGTCTATTTCCTTTTGATATTGAGCTCCATGATGATTCCTTTCGCCGTGATCGTAATCCCCCTTTATATGCTAATGTCGGATTTGGGTTGGATTGATACATATGCCGGGCTAATAGTTCCCATGTGCGTGAGTGCCTTTGGCATATTTCTGATGCGCCAGTTTATGGAGGGAATTCCTGATGCCTTGTTGGAAGCCGCAAGGATAGATGGCGCAAGCGACTGGTGGATCTACTATCGTGTAATCCTCCCTCTTTCCAAGTCGGCCGCGTCCGCGCTAGGGATTTTCAGCTTTATGTGGTCATGGAATAACTTATTTTGGCCGCTAATGGTTACCATGAGTCCCGAGATGCGCACATTGACCCTGGGCGTTGCCACGTTACAGTGGGAGTATGGGATTCGTTATGATGCGGTGATAACTGGCGCTGCCATTGCCACAATACCCGTGATAATCGTATATGCCTTTGCCCGAAGGAATTTCATTCAGGGCTTGACGCTGACCGGATTGAAATACTAG
- a CDS encoding D-lyxose/D-mannose family sugar isomerase: MKRSELNKIMREGVAFIKKMNFALPPFAYWTPEDWKDKGHEYDEIRDNMLGWDITDFGSGDYHRVGLLMFTLRNGNFNMEKYIKPYAEKLLIVEEEQVTPFHFHWRKMEDIINRGGGNLLVQLYNSTENDELADTPVLISQDGRNYTDPAGTIVRLTPGESITFAPRVYHKFWGEKGTGMVLLGEVSKMNDDRVDNRFLERVGRFPSIEEDEPPLYLLSNEYPEAE, translated from the coding sequence GTGAAGCGTTCAGAGCTAAATAAGATCATGCGAGAAGGGGTAGCATTTATCAAAAAGATGAACTTCGCCCTGCCGCCGTTTGCCTACTGGACCCCGGAGGACTGGAAGGATAAGGGCCACGAGTATGACGAGATCAGGGACAATATGCTGGGATGGGATATAACCGACTTCGGGAGCGGGGATTACCATAGGGTGGGCCTCTTGATGTTTACACTCCGTAACGGGAATTTCAACATGGAGAAGTATATTAAGCCATATGCTGAAAAACTCTTGATAGTAGAAGAAGAGCAGGTGACCCCTTTCCATTTCCATTGGAGAAAGATGGAGGATATCATAAACCGTGGAGGCGGGAACCTGCTGGTGCAGCTGTATAATTCAACTGAGAATGATGAGCTCGCCGATACACCAGTCTTGATCTCGCAGGATGGGAGGAACTATACCGACCCGGCCGGCACGATCGTCCGGCTCACCCCTGGTGAAAGCATTACGTTCGCTCCCCGTGTATACCACAAGTTCTGGGGCGAGAAAGGTACGGGCATGGTCCTGCTCGGCGAGGTGTCAAAGATGAATGATGACAGGGTTGATAACCGCTTTCTCGAGAGGGTCGGGAGATTTCCAAGCATCGAGGAGGATGAGCCACCGTTATATCTTCTCTCGAATGAGTACCCGGAGGCTGAGTAA
- a CDS encoding methionine ABC transporter ATP-binding protein, whose protein sequence is MIRLDNVTKIYGHGDGQVVALRDVSLEVKKGEIFGIIGLSGAGKSTLIRCINRLEVPQRGTIEIGGRDITKLNGRELREARRGIGMIFQHFNLLSSRTVFGNVAFPLEVAGVDRAELRKRVKELVDLVGLSDKLYAYPSQLSGGQKQRVGIARALANRPGVLLCDEATSALDPETTKSILNLLRDVNRRLELTIVLITHEMNVIKEICDTVAVIENGQIVENGPVVEVFANPRTSTARRFIKGVLHTEVPEEIRQRKLIVHREGCVGKTVRISFIGQSAGEPVISSLIRRFDVDVNIIYANLDLIKETPFGSLIIEIVGPDDNVEGSLQYLADQGLKIEVLNGVGPTGLESAG, encoded by the coding sequence ATGATTCGGTTGGATAACGTCACCAAGATTTACGGGCACGGTGACGGGCAGGTTGTCGCCCTGCGTGACGTCAGCCTGGAGGTTAAGAAGGGTGAGATTTTTGGGATTATCGGGTTGAGCGGGGCGGGCAAGAGCACCCTCATCCGGTGCATCAATAGACTGGAGGTGCCACAGCGCGGGACCATAGAGATCGGAGGCCGTGACATTACGAAGCTAAATGGCCGGGAACTGCGGGAAGCCAGGCGGGGAATCGGCATGATCTTTCAGCATTTTAACCTTCTTTCATCACGCACAGTCTTTGGTAATGTGGCCTTTCCCCTGGAGGTGGCAGGAGTGGACCGGGCCGAGCTGCGGAAACGGGTCAAGGAGCTGGTCGACCTGGTTGGTCTCTCCGATAAGCTTTACGCTTATCCTTCACAGCTAAGTGGTGGGCAAAAGCAGCGGGTGGGGATTGCCAGGGCGCTGGCTAATCGCCCCGGGGTCCTCCTTTGCGACGAGGCGACCTCGGCCCTCGACCCTGAGACGACCAAATCCATCCTGAATCTGCTGCGGGACGTCAACCGGCGTTTGGAGTTAACCATCGTGCTGATCACCCACGAGATGAATGTAATCAAAGAGATCTGTGACACGGTGGCGGTAATCGAAAACGGGCAGATCGTCGAGAATGGCCCCGTGGTCGAGGTGTTCGCTAACCCGCGCACTAGCACGGCCCGGCGGTTCATCAAGGGCGTCTTGCACACCGAGGTCCCGGAAGAGATCAGGCAGCGGAAGCTGATCGTGCATCGCGAGGGATGTGTCGGTAAGACGGTCCGGATCTCGTTTATCGGCCAGTCGGCCGGCGAGCCGGTCATTTCTTCGCTGATCCGCCGGTTTGATGTTGATGTCAATATCATTTATGCTAACCTCGACCTCATCAAGGAGACGCCTTTTGGTTCGCTGATCATAGAGATAGTTGGACCAGATGATAATGTTGAGGGGTCATTGCAGTATCTTGCCGACCAGGGGTTAAAGATCGAGGTGTTGAATGGTGTGGGACCCACGGGTTTGGAGTCTGCTGGTTGA
- a CDS encoding ABC transporter permease, which yields MVWDPRVWSLLVEALWETLYMVGVSLALSALFGMPLGVLLVITGPRHIRPNAALHNILSVTINAGRSIPFIILLVAIVPFTRLLVGTSIGTTGAMVPLTVGAIPFVARVVESAILEVEWGVIEAAQAMGATTWQIIAKVLVPEAMSGLVLGLTITAVSLVSYSAMAGAVGGGGLGDLAVRYGYQRFRGDIMLATVLVLVILVQGIQSLGDWLARRLSRR from the coding sequence ATGGTGTGGGACCCACGGGTTTGGAGTCTGCTGGTTGAAGCACTGTGGGAAACACTTTATATGGTGGGGGTTTCTCTGGCGCTTTCTGCCCTTTTCGGGATGCCTCTTGGTGTCCTGCTTGTAATTACGGGCCCGCGACATATTCGCCCGAACGCGGCCTTACATAATATCCTATCGGTGACCATCAATGCCGGGCGTTCGATCCCATTCATCATCCTGCTGGTAGCCATCGTCCCATTTACGCGCCTGCTGGTAGGGACGTCTATTGGAACCACCGGTGCCATGGTGCCTCTGACGGTGGGCGCAATCCCCTTTGTTGCGCGGGTGGTGGAATCGGCGATCCTGGAGGTGGAGTGGGGTGTGATCGAGGCCGCCCAGGCTATGGGGGCTACCACATGGCAGATTATCGCTAAGGTCCTGGTCCCGGAGGCCATGTCCGGACTGGTCCTGGGTCTGACTATTACCGCGGTTAGCCTGGTCAGCTACTCTGCCATGGCAGGGGCGGTCGGGGGAGGTGGGCTGGGCGATTTGGCCGTTCGCTACGGGTACCAGCGGTTCCGTGGCGACATCATGTTGGCCACGGTTCTCGTTTTGGTGATATTAGTCCAGGGCATTCAATCCCTGGGAGACTGGCTTGCAAGACGTCTGAGTCGTCGATAA
- a CDS encoding ABC transporter substrate-binding protein has translation MKKTLFFTLLLALVVGLLAGVGGQAPAPVMASTVLKVGASPTPHAQILELIKPILAKEGITLQIIEFQDYVQPNLALAEGELDANYFQHIPYLEQFSKDHNLDLTYIAKVHIEPMGIYSRKTKSLKDLRNRAIVAIPNDPTNGGRALLLLQRAGLIELRKGAGLSATELDIAKNPKGLQIRPLEAAQLPRALADVDIAVINTNYALPAKLVPTKDALFMEDSESPYVNILAVRAKDKNNPALQKLARALTSTTVREYILKNYKGDIVPAF, from the coding sequence ATGAAAAAGACGTTGTTCTTCACACTATTATTGGCGCTGGTGGTAGGGTTACTGGCAGGGGTAGGTGGTCAGGCCCCGGCCCCGGTGATGGCTTCAACCGTGTTGAAGGTTGGGGCTTCGCCGACGCCGCATGCTCAGATCCTGGAGTTGATTAAACCCATATTAGCAAAGGAAGGCATTACCCTGCAAATCATCGAGTTTCAGGATTACGTCCAGCCCAATCTTGCCCTGGCAGAAGGGGAGCTGGATGCAAACTACTTCCAACACATCCCTTACCTCGAGCAGTTCAGCAAGGACCATAACTTGGACCTTACCTATATCGCCAAGGTGCATATTGAACCAATGGGTATTTATTCCCGTAAAACTAAATCCCTGAAGGACTTGAGAAACAGGGCTATAGTGGCCATCCCCAACGATCCCACCAACGGTGGCAGGGCTCTCCTTCTCCTGCAGCGCGCCGGGCTGATCGAGCTTCGCAAGGGTGCGGGGCTCTCTGCGACCGAGCTAGACATCGCCAAGAACCCCAAGGGCTTGCAGATCAGACCCCTGGAGGCGGCCCAGCTGCCGAGGGCGCTCGCGGATGTGGATATCGCAGTGATCAATACCAATTACGCCCTGCCGGCGAAGCTGGTCCCGACTAAGGACGCCCTGTTTATGGAGGATAGCGAATCCCCATACGTAAATATCCTGGCAGTGCGTGCGAAGGATAAGAACAACCCGGCTCTGCAGAAGCTCGCCAGGGCCCTGACAAGTACTACGGTCAGGGAGTATATCCTCAAGAACTATAAAGGGGATATTGTCCCGGCCTTTTAG